The stretch of DNA TCAGAATATGTTGGCACAAGCCTTCACATTGCACCACGGAACACTATTTAATGTTTCATTGAGAGGAGTTTAATTACCTCACagaatttcacttgttttaagattaAATGCGATTCAGCCCGTGATTCCCTTCACCCCCAACAAACCTCACCAGCAGGCTACGTGGTTTCAGTTGTATAATGTGTTTGATGACGCCTCAGCTGAAACTCAAGAAACCAGCCCCACCATCACAAACAGAAAATCTGATTATCACAGTGCACGCTGGATAGCCTACAagaatatgtttgttaaatgaatttGATAATTGTTGCTGCGGGCTGTCCCGGCTGTTACAGGCCTTGTGTAAACTGGGCAAATGGCCTGCATCAATCCCTATTAAATATACATCTAGATCTGCAGTTTCACTGAGGTCATTTCCTACTATGTGTAATAAGGTTGTGAACGGACCAGGGAGGACTGTTGAAGTTTTGGGACCCCTGATTTCAGCACAGGTATTTCAAATCTCAGATGAGGAGTCGGTGGCATCAGCAGAGAGAGGGCTGGAGTTTGAGCTCCAGAAAGTGTGTAAGGTTACCAGATGTGCGGAAGTGTGGAAATCTGTCGGCTCCTCCTCTCAGCACGCAGGATAAAGATAACCCACCACAGTTGTCCACTAATAGAGGAAGTCTTATGGCATAACTGACATAACCCTGCTGATGGGTTGAACAATGTGgcatttgttgaataaatgGCATCGTGGTTGACTGGTTCATGCCATTATGACTGTTTTGGTAACCAATTATGAATTGAATTATACATTTTCTCAAATCATGTACGTCCTAGAGAAACAGACTGGACCAGTGAGTTGGTGATTGGCGTTTAATGGCTATGAGTTTCATATTCCATGCTTTACATGTGTGCGGTTCACATTCTTGAGATATAATAAGTTGGGCTAAATGACGCTGTGTTAAAGTGCTCTTCTGACACTCTGTGGTTGCCGTGAAAACTACATCCTCTGTGATaaacctttacacacacacacacacacactgggacgTTGAGGGTGCTGAGGGCATTGCATCCCCACTCAGCAAGTTTCTAGAATACCAACTCCTAATTAAAGACCCCACCGAAATCTTAAGATAAAAACTCACAAGGATGTTCtaaaaatgtcacagcaaaagGGTTATTATGATTTCTCTTTAGTTAAGGATAATTTACCGCTGCTAAAGCAGGACTGTGGATTATCCACTCAGGTTCAAAACGCAGGCACAAGAGAGAAAGTCAATATTTTAAATCTTGATCTCTTGATCTCACATTTGGCTTCTTAAATTCCAATGAATTAAATAGACTAAATAAGGTAGTAAAAATTTTGTGAATTCATCAGTCCTGCTAGGAGAAGTGGCCTAAATGAATATGTTTCTTGTCACTTGTGACAATTAGGCAATGAAGCTGAGACCAGACTAAAGTTTTAGTCAAGCCAAATAAATGgcaaacattttctttacatccagcacattttttatttggctaTATCGAAATACTACAAATCACAAAGAAGTTTTGGCGATAAATATCGATTTCATTTTCTATCATTACACTGTGGCAACAGCCTCACAAATAACACGATAATAGAACCTAAATgaattactggaaaaaaaatgcgaTTTTGGAAAACCATCCAAATGATCCATTGATCTATGTGTCTCAGATGTTAGGTGTTAGTCACTGTGGAGAGAGGGTGTCTCGGGCCAGGTCCTCTCATGCCAGGATGCAGCCTttgtcgagagagagagagagagagagagagagagagagagagagagagagagagagagagagagagagagagagagagagagagagagagagagagatgtcaaaAGCATGCAAGACGTTTTAACTGAGTTTCAGCCATGCTGATAGAACTGCATGAATCCTTTGGAAAAATGGCTGCTCTATAAAATAATTCGCCATTCAAATGTGCAAAACCAATTAGAAATCAACTAAAAGTTAAACAGTATGTTGGCTGGTCGACCACCTTCACCTCTTACCTCCGTCTACAGCAGGGTCCCCAAACTTTGGTAAACAGCGTCGCCCTGAGCGCGGCGCACCCTCTGATATACAGGAGCGGGGTCAGGACAGCGTTAACTCGGGGTAAAATGCGAAGAGGGTCGGTGCCCTCATTCTTAAATGAATAACACGTTGAACCAACAAAATTGCACACTATAATATGAATGAATATAGGCAGCCATGCCCCCAGGAAAAACACAGCCACCACAACAATGAGATGAACGGATGAGcgcttgctgtctctctctgcagagggCTGCTCCCTTTGCAGCTGGAACTTGGCTATTAAAAACAGTCTAATATTCAACCCTATCATAATAATCACTGTAAATATATTTCCCACGAACGTACCGATGCCAGTCACTGCTTTGGCTACTCCAACTGTGACCAGATTGTTGACAGCCACAATGATGAAAGCATAGACCCAGTAGGCAACGATGACAGCCAGGGTCCTGTTTCGGGTCATACGCTGAGAGTATTTAAAAGGCGCCGCGACTGCATGGTACCTGTCCGCCTGCGCAGCAAGGATGGCCATGTAGGACAGACCTAGAAATGTGGGTCCTATGTAGAAAGTTCTCGTAGGGGAATTGTAGCTATCCCTCACATCGAGAACACCTGCATAGTAGTAAGTCACACCTGAACAAATGTCACTGAAACAGGTGCTCAGCATGTACATGAAGCGGTTCTCACCGCGCAGCGACTGGTTCAACAAAATTGAGAGAAATACTGACATGTTGAGGAAAATGATAGCTGTAGCCAGCGCGATGCTGAAAAGAAACATTAACACATTGCCAAAACTCGTGAGGGGCAACACAGGCGACAGACCCCGGCTGCTGTTAGTCATCACTGCGGAGAAAGGGTGTCTGCACTAGAGGTCTTCATCTTGCAGACTGGAGACAAGCGGCTCTGTGGTTCCTTTATGTCTGCTTTGACACCACCGTTATGTCAGCCGGGGTGACTTCAATTCCCAATGTGACGCCCAGTCAACCAACTCttggagaaaaacatgaaatgcaagGGTCAATAACCCGTTTGGAAAGGAATCATAGTAGCCTAAATGTAGCCTAATgcacaagaaaagaaaataagaagaaaaaagccGTCAAATCTTTAAGGTCtatgaaaaatatatgaaaaatacaataaagtaagcTATTGTACACCATGAACCCAGGGGTGCATGAGTTCCTCTTATTGGCCTAGTGGTTTGAGTGCATTTATGAGAAATGGTTATTTTTGCATCAGTTTCTTAGTGGATGAGATAATCTTGGACGTAGAAAGCATATTCTACAGAACAACTATGATATCATATATCATCATATGTGGTCACCCCCACTGTctttcttcatttaaatttgcaGAACTATGTTGGGAATCGATTAAATCATCAAAGCAGCCGTTTTAAAACACTGAGGTGGCATCAGCAATGTGGACAGGAACTAATTTCTGCAGATTCTGAGAATATGAGAATGTGAAATTGTCAAGTTGGCCATTCCATAAGATAGTGAAACACAGTGCTGGTGATGAAAGAAATAGGCTAGCACACAGCTTATTAGCGCCCTCTACCGGGtgctatacattttttaaagttttcaaaTAAACTACTTTTGTGCACAGTTTGATGGATACCAGGCCCGCTGTCAAAGTTCACTCCGCTCCTCTTTcagaataacaaaataaatctgCAGTCGTGCGCGAAAAGTCGTCtgcaaaatatatgtatttatacatttattagACGTTGGAGCATGACGCCAGCTGCACATCGTGAAGTAAAAGAAAGACAGGGCTTGGTTGTCACAGTTTATCCGATTTGAGATCAGAATTGTTTTCCTAAATAAAGTTTGCATGGAAAAACAAGTGTCTTACTGAGCTTTACACAAATTTGTGGGCTATAATTTGCTCACTGTGTGGTCCTCCTAATTTGTAGCTCAGCGCACTTCATTGAAACAATGGATGACATCACCTAGATGctgatcagtttttttttttgtttgtttgtttgtttgtttttttcagtgacgATCACCTGAGGAagaacatggagagagaggtCTGGTGCCCGGTCACAACATCTGTGATACATACACTCATGTCAGATGAATAGGCTAAATCAGCATCGAAAACAAACTGGCAGAAACTAAAACATGATTTCAatcaatttgatttcatttgattgcAGCTCATTTATATACAAAAAACAACTAGATGCTGTGCAAAAAGTTGGTAGGgttaaatgtggaaatgtaacCTCTGTTGTGACCATTGTTTTATCTGCAAGTAACTAAtctctaaaaaacaaacaaacaaacaaacaaaaaaatcacatgcacaatgctgtttgtttgcttgcttgccATATGAAAAGCTTTCCTTGCATGAACTCTGTGTGTTAAGCTTACTGCAAATACATTAGAGGTCGTTAAAATCATGTATTTACATGATCAAGTGTTGTTAGTTCACAAGGAGACTAAGAAatggcagtcagacagacataGTAGTGAGTAGGTATGGAGGGTTTCCAGTCATACAGAGGAAGATTTCGTTAGGAACATATGTTTTTAGAAATAACAACATATTATAatgtcataaaatatggttatttAAACGAAAATAGGAGAGGAAAAGTAACTTTGTCGTTGCCAGAAATTGATTTTTAGACGCTATAGAATTAATGACCTTATAATACTTGTGCAGCTATCCTGTGCACAAATTGTGCAGAAGATTCTTGTGTGAGTCTTTTTAACTGAATACCGAAGATATTTAACTGATTCAACAGGCAGGATTGTGCAGAAACAGCTCAATTTATAGGGTGTAAACTGGTGACAGGCTCATGGTTCATGTGTTCCTCATAAGATAACCTCTACCACCCCCTACAGTCCAGTAAACTACTCTCCTCTAAATACAAGTTGAAAGTTGAAAATTTACGTCAGTCGGCCTGCTTCATATTATtgtcaagcaaaaaaaaaaaaaaaaaaaaaaaaaaaagaagaagaagaagaagaagaagaaatggacGGAGGGGGAAAAGCaattaagaaacaaaaaattatGGATTGATATTAAAAAAGTGGATCTAACATACAGCAGTATTGTGACCTCATCACCAGTGAGGCTCAGCAGGGATATAGGCTACTCTGACTGATGACAGAGGGTTCTTCAGTCAGATCCAAATCTCTTCGTGTAGAGGCAGACAGCCGTGGCTTTCTGCAAATTCAGGGCCTATTTAGTGAGAGAGAAGCTACGCTTTACCTAAAGGAAATATGACGCAACAGGGCTTTTATATTTGGCTTCCATCAACACTTAAATTCCTCTTTTTCACAACAGTAACTCGGCGCAAGGTCCAATCCGGTTGGATCTTTGGTTCGAGCAACATTTTCCGTTTGTCAGAGGTGGTAGAACTGATATCATGACCAAGGTCACAGGACAACTAAGAGGAAACATAACGCCCCTGAGCctgaagtcatcatcatcatgtcatcTCCGCTCAAGAAGTGAAAATATTCCTGGAGATGATGTCACTGGAGCCATAGCCTATAAAAAGATTTCTTGATCCAATTAAGAATAAATCTGCAGAAGTTGCTATTATGCAGGTGGAGAAGATTGGGTAGAGTGAAAACTATTTATAAAATTGTCATTCTTTTCAGctgtctatctttctgtctaAGACAATAAAAGTGGAACAAAGCAAATCGGGTGTCCCTGGCCCAGGACTTATACGGGTTCATGGTGGAATGGGATCCGAGGAAGCAGGGGGCACCTGATTAAGCAAAGTGTTATGGAGACAAGAATGCAGACGCCTTGCCAGTGATTAGTAGTCATCTTGTTTTCCACCACTGCTAAACCCATGGGAATTCGTGCCGCTTAGGCCTCATTTATACTTCTGACATGCCTCATGTCTAACCGTAAACATGTCATTCATCTGAAGTCAGTGGAGGTTTGCTTGAGCTTTGATAAGTCGCCGTTCATCTATAAATACAGTTTGTGCGCCTTGTCTGGCGGAGCAAGATGCTCTCCAACACCACAATCCCTCTGTCGGTGGACTTCGACAGTCCCGCGGATttcctcattttcatcttccACATTTTGTTCGCCACAAGCGCCGTGCTTGTCGCAGGGTCGGTAGTTGTCGCTATTTTCAGCACCAGGTCTCTGCGAGTCCAGAACCGCTTCATATTCATGCTGAACACGAGCATCAGTGACACGCTGACCGGCTTTTCGGTCTACTATCTCGGCCTCTTTGACGTTCAAGAGGGCTATCCTTCGAGGAACGGGACGTATTATATTTTACCTTCATTTCTGGGGGTCAACGTGTTAACTTTCCTGTTCGCTCAGTTTGACCGCTACTTTGCTGTTTGCCACCCGTTCTTTTACAACCGGTTCATCACTCGATCTGTTGTCATTGGCATCTGTGCATTTTGCTGGATTTACACCTACGCTATCCTGACGGTCCAAAACATGGTACCCATATCCAGAGCGGCGCAAATACACGCGTTTGGAGTAATGACTCTGCAGCTTATAGTTGTCACTAAAGTTATAATGACCATTAAATTATACATCATTGCCAGAAATCAGCTGGCACGGGAGCCACCCAGtgctgagagagaaaacaagaaggAGTCGCTGCGCatcattgtgtttgtggttgtgtgCTTCCTGGCGTTGTGGTGTCCATCTTTTGTCAATATCATTGTCCGGCAGTTGACTGGCAAAGGTGTTAAGTTTAACAATGAAGCCACTAACTTGTTCGCCATCATGGCTCGTCTGAATGCGCTGGTTACTCCGGCCCTCTACATTTGGGGCAGCCCGGCGCTGCGGGAGGCCGTGTATAGAACAGTGCCGGGGAGAGCCTGTCCCAAATGGAGGGCAAGGTAAGGCAGCCCTGGGATCAATCAGCCACTGTGGTCAGCGTTTTCAGTAGCCTATGCTTTGTGCCCTATATGACGCTGCTACACGGCCTTGCGTGCCCTTTTTCTACAATAAAATGATGGTAGTTCCCTAAACAATTCCACATGTTAGAAAGTTATGTTAAAAAAGTTATGTTAGAAAGACcacaaatgttaaataaatatttgaataatGCTGGAACCTCTTGAACTGAAGGCCTAATTCAGCTCATGTGCCATCGGATTTTTGTGATTTCAAACAGTTCTTCTAGCTGGTTAATCTGTGAACTCACCCCACTTGTAGTCTTTGGTATTAGCACACCGCTAAAACAGTGGTTGCTGGTGTTCTGTTACGCGGGACAGCGCTCATTTTGACGGTCTAAAAGGGGAATATTTACACTTTGGACGGCAGCTGAATAGCTGGCAAATTA from Myripristis murdjan chromosome 9, fMyrMur1.1, whole genome shotgun sequence encodes:
- the LOC115364969 gene encoding adenosine receptor A2b; protein product: MTNSSRGLSPVLPLTSFGNVLMFLFSIALATAIIFLNMSVFLSILLNQSLRGENRFMYMLSTCFSDICSGVTYYYAGVLDVRDSYNSPTRTFYIGPTFLGLSYMAILAAQADRYHAVAAPFKYSQRMTRNRTLAVIVAYWVYAFIIVAVNNLVTVGVAKAVTGIGTFVGNIFTVIIMIGLNIRLFLIAKFQLQREQPSAERDSKRSSVHLIVVVAVFFLGAWLPIFIHIIVCNFVGSTCYSFKNEGTDPLRILPRVNAVLTPLLYIRGCAALRATLFTKVWGPCCRRR
- the LOC115364971 gene encoding LOW QUALITY PROTEIN: G-protein coupled receptor 183-like (The sequence of the model RefSeq protein was modified relative to this genomic sequence to represent the inferred CDS: substituted 1 base at 1 genomic stop codon), which translates into the protein MLSNTTIPLSVDFDSPADFLIFIFHILFATSAVLVAGSVVVAIFSTRSLRVQNRFIFMLNTSISDTLTGFSVYYLGLFDVQEGYPSRNGTYYILPSFLGVNVLTFLFAQFDRYFAVCHPFFYNRFITRSVVIGICAFCWIYTYAILTVQNMVPISRAAQIHAFGVMTLQLIVVTKVIMTIKLYIIARNQLAREPPSAERENKKESLRIIVFVVVCFLALWCPSFVNIIVRQLTGKGVKFNNEATNLFAIMARLNALVTPALYIWGSPALREAVYRTVPGRACPKWRARXELALIPME